From a single Pelmatolapia mariae isolate MD_Pm_ZW linkage group LG20, Pm_UMD_F_2, whole genome shotgun sequence genomic region:
- the LOC134618394 gene encoding troponin C, slow skeletal and cardiac muscles-like gives MDDVYKAAVENLTEEQKNEFKAAFDIFIQDAEDGCISTKELGKVMRMLGQNPTPEELQEMIDEVDEDGSGTVDFDEFLVMMVRCMKEESKGKSEEELAELFRMFDKNGDGYIDLEELKSMLESTGEAITEDDIEELMKDGDKNNDGKIDYDEFLEFMKGVE, from the exons ATGGATGATGTATATAAAGCAGCG GTCGAGAACTTAACAGAGGAGCAAAAGAATG AGTTCAAAGCTGCGTTTGATATCTTCATTCAGGATGCAGAGGACGGCTGCATCAGTACCAAGGAGTTAGGAAAGGTGATGAGGATGCTGGGACAGAATCCCACTCCTGAAGAGTTACAGGAGATGATTGACGAGGTGGATGAAGATG GCAGCGGGACGGTAGATTTTGATGAGTTCTTGGTTATGATGGTCCGCTGCATGAAGGAGGAGAGCAAAGGAAAATCTGAGGAGGAGTTGGCTGAACTTTTTCGCATGTTTGATAA GAATGGAGATGGATACATAGACTTAGAAGAGCTGAAGTCCATGCTGGAGTCCACTGGAGAGGCCATCACTGAAGATGACATCGAAGAGttgatgaaggatggagacaaAAACAATGATGGCAAAATTGATTATGATG AGTTCCTGGAGTTCATGAAAGGTGTTGAATAA
- the icmt gene encoding protein-S-isoprenylcysteine O-methyltransferase, which produces MAGSKLVLEARVSINGFILGLSVVVIPLIRTWFGRHDWVFDYLTETPGKIAISSHIALINGLLLLIYKGPLYKVAVRACFLGVTFGCGLIISFSETTWTHFGWYMCSLSFFHYSEYLVTAIINPRSLSLDSFLLNHSVEYTLAAVSSWVEFIVEKLTVPELKQLSWLSFLGLFMVLCGEGLRKAAMLTAGSNFNHIVQNEKAQSHVLVTTGVYAYFRHPSYVGWFYWSIGTQVMLCNPLCILAYTIASWRFFRERIEEEELSLIHFFAEDYVEYKKRVPTGLPFISGIRVN; this is translated from the exons ATGGCAGGCAGTAAGTTGGTATTAGAGGCTAGAGTAAGTATAAATGGCTTTATCTTAGGGCTTAGCGTGGTTGTAATTCCTCTGATCAGAACCTGGTTTGGACGTCACGACTGGGTCTTTGATTATCTGACCGAGACTCCCGGGAAAATTGCGATTTCTTCTCATATTGCCCTTATTAACGGCCTCTTACTTCTGATATACAAGGGACCTCTGTACAAG GTTGCTGTGAGAGCCTGCTTTTTGGGAGTGACCTTTGGCTGTGGTTTAATTATAAGCTTCTCTGAAACCACTTGGACACATTTTGGCTG GTACATGTGTTCCCTGTCGTTCTTCCATTACTCCGAGTATCTGGTAACGGCCATCATCAACCCTCGCAGCCTGTCGTTGGACTCATTCCTGCTCAACCACAGTGTGGAGTACACGCTGGCTGCTGTCTCATCATGGGTGGAGTTCATTGTGGAGAAGCTGACCGTTCCAG AACTGAAGCAGCTCAGCTGGTTGAGCTTCTTGGGTCTCTTCATGGTTCTGTGTGGTGAAGGATTACGGAAGGCGGCCATGTTGACAGCCGGTTCCAACTTCAATCACATTGTCCAGAATGAGAAGGCCCAAAGCCATGTGCTGGTCACCACTGGGGTCTACGCCTATTTCAGACACCCCTCCTATGTGGGCTGGTTCTACTGGAGCATAGGAACACAG GTGATGCTGTGTAACCCACTGTGTATCCTGGCTTACACAATAGCCAGCTGGCGGTTCTTCCGGGAGCGgatagaggaggaggagctctCCCTTATCCATTTTTTCGCCGAGGACTATGTTGAGTACAAGAAAAGGGTTCCCACCGGGCTGCCCTTCATCTCAGGCATCCGTGTCAACTAG